The Allocatelliglobosispora scoriae genome contains a region encoding:
- a CDS encoding glycoside hydrolase family 31 protein, with protein MPYRPPLVAHEYFSADPPELPRRAHGEPGPQTITQAVLASADGAGITCKAETESGAVLFVQLTAAGEGILRCRLSADPQARTRSARLLPLTRPDESARAEVTVTETGAIVTTGALTAHVTLAPWSVRYADTATGRTLLETDPGVVDISGRMRTAPFGCSVVDGEIVAFHETFTFPADEVLVGTGERFLPLDLRGQRPVMWNFDAFGSESDRAYKNVPFYQSSRGYGLLVDSGMPVEFDFGAATQSVTQIVAPDDVLDYYVLAGPGPLDVLDRFDRLTGRPVPPPKWAFGSWISSGFFIDNQQRVMERARTIREHGIPCDVLHLDTYWQPAGRWSELRWDADNFPDPEAMLAELTAMGFRVCVWMNSYLSVHSDRFTEAAEKGYLLKRDDGSTYVADSWHGGFPEGGIVDFTNPDATAWFQDLLRPIARQGVAVFKTDFAEGVPADSVAFNGMTGVELHNVYSLLFNDAVAAVTREVHGHSMVWGRSSYLGGQRHAAQWGGDTMCSYPAMASTMNGGLAHGLSGVPFWSHDTGGFTGRPSDDLYLRWAQFGAFSPLLRFHGTTSREPWVFPDVEPAVIETLKLRYRLLPYLYTLALRAGETGEPIIRAMPVDSPGDPLAWQVQHQYRFGPDLLVAPMISQTQRRSVYLPEGEWIDWWTGTVHTGPAMLSVAPPLDQVPLFARAGSLIPTVEPTAHIADGPWPAITLLSFGSVSARSGGNLATCEIRDDNGSSNVTAERVGNVLTVTVDGPAAIAGVVTPHAPGSVTVVINHQAQEHRQ; from the coding sequence GTGCCCTACCGACCGCCGCTCGTGGCCCACGAGTACTTCTCCGCCGACCCGCCCGAGCTACCGAGACGGGCACATGGCGAGCCGGGACCACAGACCATCACGCAGGCAGTTCTCGCCTCCGCCGACGGCGCAGGGATCACCTGCAAGGCGGAGACCGAGTCCGGGGCCGTGCTCTTCGTGCAGCTCACGGCGGCCGGGGAGGGCATCCTGCGGTGCCGCCTCAGCGCCGATCCGCAGGCCCGCACCCGCTCGGCCCGGCTGCTGCCGCTGACCCGCCCCGACGAGTCCGCCCGCGCCGAGGTCACGGTCACCGAGACCGGCGCGATCGTGACGACCGGAGCCCTGACCGCGCACGTGACCCTGGCACCGTGGAGCGTCCGCTACGCCGACACGGCGACCGGACGAACCCTTCTGGAGACCGACCCGGGCGTCGTGGACATCTCGGGCCGCATGCGCACCGCGCCGTTCGGCTGCTCCGTCGTCGACGGCGAGATCGTCGCCTTCCACGAGACCTTCACCTTCCCCGCCGACGAGGTGCTGGTCGGCACGGGTGAGCGCTTCCTGCCGCTCGATCTGCGCGGGCAGCGTCCGGTGATGTGGAACTTCGACGCGTTCGGCAGCGAGAGCGACCGTGCCTACAAGAACGTGCCGTTCTACCAGTCGAGCCGGGGCTACGGCCTGCTCGTCGACTCGGGTATGCCGGTCGAGTTCGACTTCGGCGCTGCGACCCAGAGCGTGACCCAGATCGTGGCCCCCGACGACGTGCTGGACTACTACGTCCTCGCCGGTCCCGGGCCGCTCGACGTCCTGGACCGCTTCGACCGGCTCACCGGCCGACCGGTCCCGCCGCCGAAGTGGGCCTTCGGCTCCTGGATCTCGTCGGGCTTCTTCATCGACAATCAGCAGCGCGTCATGGAACGCGCCCGTACGATCCGCGAGCACGGCATCCCCTGCGACGTGCTGCACCTCGACACCTACTGGCAGCCGGCCGGGCGCTGGTCGGAGCTGCGCTGGGACGCCGACAACTTCCCCGACCCCGAGGCGATGCTCGCCGAGCTGACCGCGATGGGGTTCCGGGTCTGCGTGTGGATGAACTCCTACCTGAGTGTCCACTCGGATCGGTTCACCGAGGCTGCGGAGAAGGGGTACCTGCTCAAGCGGGACGACGGCAGCACCTATGTCGCGGACTCCTGGCACGGCGGGTTCCCCGAGGGCGGCATCGTCGACTTCACCAACCCCGACGCGACCGCCTGGTTCCAGGATCTGCTGCGGCCGATCGCCCGGCAGGGGGTCGCCGTCTTCAAGACCGACTTCGCCGAGGGGGTGCCGGCCGACTCGGTCGCCTTCAACGGCATGACCGGCGTCGAGCTGCACAACGTCTACTCGCTGCTCTTCAACGACGCCGTCGCGGCCGTCACCCGCGAGGTGCACGGGCACTCCATGGTCTGGGGGCGCTCGTCCTACCTCGGTGGGCAGCGGCATGCGGCGCAGTGGGGCGGCGACACGATGTGCTCCTACCCGGCGATGGCGTCCACGATGAACGGCGGGCTGGCGCACGGGCTCTCGGGCGTACCCTTCTGGTCTCATGACACCGGCGGCTTCACCGGGCGGCCGAGCGACGACCTCTACCTGCGCTGGGCGCAGTTCGGGGCGTTCAGCCCCCTGCTGCGCTTCCACGGGACCACCTCGCGCGAACCGTGGGTCTTCCCCGACGTGGAGCCGGCGGTCATCGAGACGCTGAAGCTGCGCTACCGGCTGCTGCCCTACCTCTACACGCTGGCGCTGCGCGCGGGCGAGACCGGTGAGCCGATCATCCGCGCGATGCCCGTCGACTCGCCCGGCGACCCGCTCGCCTGGCAGGTGCAGCACCAGTACCGATTCGGCCCCGACCTGCTGGTCGCGCCGATGATCAGCCAGACGCAGCGGCGCAGTGTCTACCTCCCCGAGGGCGAATGGATCGACTGGTGGACCGGCACGGTCCACACCGGTCCCGCGATGCTCTCGGTCGCGCCGCCGCTGGACCAGGTTCCGCTCTTCGCCCGGGCCGGGTCCCTCATTCCCACGGTCGAGCCCACCGCGCACATCGCGGACGGACCGTGGCCGGCGATCACCCTGCTCTCCTTCGGCAGTGTTTCCGCAAGGAGTGGTGGCAATCTAGCCACATGTGAAATCCGCGACGACAATGGTTCCTCGAATGTCACCGCAGAACGGGTCGGCAACGTGCTGACGGTGACGGTCGACGGACCAGCGGCAATTGCGGGGGTGGTGACCCCGCACGCCCCGGGTTCTGTCACCGTCGTCATCAACCACCAAGCACAGGAGCACAGACAATGA